One part of the Bacteroidia bacterium genome encodes these proteins:
- a CDS encoding serine hydrolase domain-containing protein yields the protein MKHLSLSLIVILFCFSGFSQENKQDMSEAIQLIEVWLEAQKDYEKLPGLTAIAVHDQEVIWKGAFGTASRQHNMDAAVDTRFSICSISKLFTSVAIMKLYDEGKLRLDDELKDILPWFKGLGQKYEVSGPITIRSLMTHSSGLPREAAYPYWTGPEFYFPTKDEIISKLGEQETLYPASTYFQYSNLGLTLLGQVVEQISGEDYDSYVHKHILMPLEMKATTTEIPKELLGKELADGYGALNREGERDHVPIFQANGISPAAGFASTVEDLGKFASWQFELLDTNETIILKPATLKFMQRVHWTDPDWNLSWGLGFSVRKSGSETYVGHGGSCPGYRSTLTLNPKKKNAFAVMINAGATNPGKYASAIDQIFGKYKGAKEAEEKKDFSDFTGFYNGQPWGSEYYMGSWKGKLVGMQLPTDRPAQAMTFFKHIEGDVFRRIRDNGELGEELVFVRDENGKVIKGGSHGNFRMKMGE from the coding sequence ATGAAACATCTAAGCCTAAGCCTTATTGTTATTTTATTTTGTTTTTCCGGATTCAGTCAGGAAAATAAACAGGATATGAGCGAGGCCATCCAATTGATCGAAGTTTGGTTAGAAGCCCAGAAGGATTATGAAAAATTGCCGGGACTAACAGCCATTGCAGTTCATGATCAGGAAGTGATTTGGAAAGGGGCTTTTGGAACAGCTTCCCGTCAGCATAATATGGATGCAGCTGTTGATACCCGATTTAGCATTTGCTCCATCTCCAAACTCTTTACCTCAGTCGCGATCATGAAGCTTTATGATGAAGGCAAATTGAGGTTGGATGATGAACTTAAAGACATCCTTCCCTGGTTCAAAGGCCTGGGGCAGAAGTATGAAGTAAGTGGGCCTATCACGATTAGAAGCCTGATGACACACTCATCCGGTTTACCCCGTGAAGCCGCCTATCCTTATTGGACTGGTCCCGAGTTCTATTTCCCGACAAAAGACGAAATCATTTCGAAGCTGGGAGAACAAGAAACTCTTTATCCTGCTTCTACCTATTTTCAGTATAGCAATCTCGGACTGACACTATTGGGACAGGTAGTAGAACAGATTTCCGGAGAGGACTATGATAGCTATGTTCACAAACATATTTTAATGCCTTTGGAGATGAAGGCGACTACTACAGAGATTCCCAAAGAACTTCTGGGAAAAGAACTCGCAGACGGATACGGAGCCTTAAACAGAGAAGGAGAAAGGGATCATGTACCCATTTTTCAGGCAAATGGTATCAGTCCGGCTGCAGGTTTTGCTTCTACGGTGGAGGATCTGGGGAAATTTGCTTCCTGGCAGTTTGAATTGCTGGATACGAATGAGACAATTATTTTAAAGCCCGCTACCCTCAAATTTATGCAAAGAGTTCACTGGACTGATCCGGATTGGAACTTGAGCTGGGGATTGGGATTTAGTGTAAGAAAGTCTGGCTCTGAAACCTATGTAGGACATGGAGGTAGCTGCCCGGGCTATCGCTCTACTTTAACCCTCAACCCGAAAAAGAAAAATGCCTTCGCCGTCATGATCAATGCCGGGGCAACAAATCCCGGGAAGTATGCATCAGCCATCGATCAAATTTTTGGAAAATATAAAGGAGCCAAAGAAGCGGAAGAGAAAAAGGACTTCTCTGACTTTACAGGATTTTATAATGGCCAACCCTGGGGCAGCGAATATTACATGGGAAGTTGGAAAGGAAAATTGGTGGGAATGCAATTACCTACAGACAGACCTGCTCAGGCCATGACTTTCTTCAAGCATATCGAGGGAGATGTATTTCGAAGGATCAGAGATAATGGAGAACTTGGGGAGGAGCTGGTATTTGTGCGAGATGAAAATGGGAAAGTTATCAAAGGCGGCTCCCATGGAAATTTCCGGATGAAAATGGGTGAATAA
- a CDS encoding caspase family protein: MPRTKKPKLYALIVGVNDYESPKIRDLRGCVDDASRIKAYLEEDFVGRNFAANPSISLLTDEKATKKAIIEGFEKKLSKAKKGDSVIFYFAGHGLREKTDIEVFTEDEFDDHIAAILCHDSNPFEHKNDPSVASISDKELRFLIHQLEKKTGAHILTVFDCCHSGENTRNMQATGGAPEASRQLERNPLPARSQKGFYFGGKEKQILGATKKNLNLASVLPEGPHVQLAACKEVELAMETPPNASVRKGVFTTTLLDVLHQFKGDINYDDLHLRVLNRMSTYKQTNDAQTPQLYISTDDPNQRYKTFLTNAASDKTLTCGVVVGGQEDVEKEWRITAGALQAIPIDQKKVPTEVLVKSTKNRRTKWKAGIKKVYPGYSVIDFTDKEPPANDATLFAEIEGVGIDPLGIYLGGSDEEMKKLVAKELKKHIKTADIKYYELLKKEDAANYTVHIEGGLISISLPFQPKKPVVEGIMALNKQKKFTPKSVEVLDAYLDQMSQWHFLRKLEYKEKHDLSTLTDKDKTMYPVELRMYQYDRNKASEKRLFPNKNGTFTFDLTHKKESRNFRMEVINHSENDYYCSVLYLPNNYEVFTKAMNSPQLMLAPEQVLASRGSKKENGKRYITLSLAGKEDQFVHDFNLSGVSYFLKLIISKTPFNVDSLAMKGLPKPKASRSLNFGDDEDSFDYDPEIPDIQWEVHTFELYIVNPA, translated from the coding sequence ATGCCAAGAACAAAAAAGCCCAAACTCTATGCTCTTATTGTAGGTGTCAATGATTATGAAAGTCCCAAGATCCGTGACTTAAGAGGATGTGTTGACGATGCGAGTCGAATCAAAGCTTATTTAGAGGAAGATTTTGTTGGGAGAAATTTTGCTGCCAATCCTTCCATTAGCCTGCTTACGGACGAAAAAGCTACCAAAAAAGCCATTATAGAAGGCTTCGAGAAAAAGCTTTCTAAGGCAAAAAAAGGAGATTCCGTCATCTTTTATTTTGCCGGCCATGGATTGAGAGAAAAAACCGATATTGAGGTATTTACAGAAGATGAATTTGATGATCATATCGCTGCCATTCTCTGCCACGATAGCAATCCCTTTGAACATAAAAATGATCCCAGTGTAGCTTCTATTTCAGATAAAGAATTACGATTTCTGATTCATCAACTGGAAAAGAAAACAGGGGCGCATATTCTGACGGTTTTTGATTGCTGTCATTCGGGAGAAAATACCCGTAATATGCAGGCGACCGGAGGAGCTCCTGAGGCTTCCCGCCAATTGGAAAGAAATCCTTTGCCTGCCAGAAGTCAGAAAGGTTTCTATTTCGGGGGAAAGGAAAAGCAAATTTTGGGAGCCACGAAAAAGAACCTGAATCTGGCCTCCGTACTTCCTGAGGGGCCTCATGTCCAACTGGCTGCTTGTAAGGAAGTGGAATTGGCAATGGAAACTCCCCCCAATGCCAGCGTCCGTAAAGGAGTTTTTACGACCACTTTGCTTGATGTTCTGCATCAATTTAAAGGAGACATCAATTATGATGATCTACATTTACGGGTCCTCAATCGCATGTCTACCTACAAGCAGACCAATGATGCCCAGACACCTCAACTGTATATCAGCACGGACGATCCCAATCAGCGATACAAAACCTTCCTGACCAATGCGGCTTCTGACAAAACCCTGACTTGCGGAGTAGTGGTTGGAGGTCAGGAAGATGTTGAGAAAGAATGGAGGATTACGGCTGGAGCCTTGCAAGCTATTCCCATCGATCAGAAAAAGGTACCCACAGAGGTCTTGGTGAAATCAACGAAAAACCGGCGGACCAAATGGAAGGCTGGAATAAAGAAGGTGTACCCCGGCTATTCAGTTATTGACTTTACAGACAAGGAACCTCCTGCAAATGATGCGACCCTTTTTGCTGAGATCGAAGGTGTAGGAATTGATCCATTAGGTATATACCTGGGGGGGAGCGATGAGGAGATGAAAAAGTTGGTAGCAAAAGAGTTGAAGAAACACATCAAGACCGCAGATATCAAATATTATGAGCTACTTAAGAAAGAAGATGCGGCAAACTATACGGTTCATATTGAAGGAGGCTTGATTTCTATAAGTCTTCCCTTTCAGCCCAAAAAACCGGTAGTAGAGGGGATCATGGCCCTTAACAAACAGAAAAAATTCACCCCCAAGAGTGTAGAAGTGCTGGATGCCTACCTGGATCAAATGTCCCAATGGCACTTTTTGAGGAAGCTGGAATACAAAGAAAAACATGACCTCAGTACTCTCACTGATAAGGACAAAACCATGTATCCGGTGGAATTGAGGATGTATCAATATGATCGAAATAAAGCAAGTGAAAAAAGGCTATTCCCCAATAAAAATGGAACGTTCACTTTCGACCTCACCCACAAAAAGGAAAGCCGAAATTTCCGTATGGAGGTGATCAACCACTCCGAGAATGATTATTATTGCAGTGTTTTGTATCTCCCCAACAATTACGAGGTCTTTACTAAAGCAATGAATAGTCCCCAATTGATGTTGGCACCTGAACAGGTCTTGGCTTCTCGTGGTTCTAAAAAAGAAAATGGAAAGCGATACATAACACTTTCATTGGCAGGAAAGGAGGATCAGTTTGTCCATGATTTCAATCTGTCAGGGGTATCTTACTTCCTCAAACTGATTATAAGTAAGACTCCTTTCAATGTAGATTCGCTGGCTATGAAAGGTTTACCAAAACCCAAGGCTAGTCGATCACTAAATTTTGGAGATGATGAGGATTCATTTGACTACGATCCAGAAATTCCAGATATCCAGTGGGAGGTCCATACCTTTGAACTCTATATCGTCAATCCGGCATAA
- a CDS encoding amidohydrolase family protein: MLKRILLRSLLLISGLVALIALSIFILLQLPLPEALQPNPIEESLLVKGVHIVDLEGDSLIQDQAIYIQNGQIVAVGKLDSIGEVNEAKVLNGEGKYVIPALWDMHTHWISSQAPQLNMPLFMAAGVTQIRDLGGGTDQEIKDQWQEDIKAGKLLGPRVGSQAAFILNYLKDEEEARGVNERVENKAHFIKTYNALLPHLYDIMAEEAKKEGIEFMGHKPRAISTEHCVKMGHKTLEHARVFLYDCFPGSADLQEEYRARISGEKEGGGPIIDTKMRQRMVDEHDPQMFADLVEVIKAYGSWYVPTHLTRKMDAMADDEEYLNDPRLKYISMAQQFAWREDTEGMVKSDPSPEGRKAFMDFYEKGLEISGVGYDLGLPILAGTDANDTYCIPGLGLHEELRELVKGGLAPNEALITATLNPARFYGWESEMGTLEAGKIADFILLNENPLEDIRHTEGIFSLINRGAIYSREELDQMLKYVEENAGSLSLNAKLIKEKI, encoded by the coding sequence ATGTTAAAACGAATACTCCTACGCAGCCTTTTGTTGATCAGCGGTCTTGTGGCACTGATTGCTTTGAGCATTTTTATCCTTCTGCAACTTCCCTTGCCTGAAGCGCTCCAACCCAATCCTATAGAAGAATCTCTGCTTGTCAAAGGGGTTCATATCGTTGATCTGGAAGGTGACTCCCTTATTCAGGATCAAGCTATCTATATTCAAAATGGGCAGATTGTGGCTGTTGGGAAGCTGGATTCTATTGGAGAAGTAAATGAAGCAAAGGTGCTGAATGGAGAAGGGAAATATGTAATTCCTGCTCTTTGGGATATGCATACACACTGGATTTCCAGTCAGGCACCTCAATTGAATATGCCCCTCTTTATGGCAGCCGGTGTTACCCAGATCCGTGATCTCGGAGGTGGTACAGATCAGGAGATCAAAGACCAATGGCAGGAAGACATAAAAGCCGGGAAATTATTGGGACCCAGAGTAGGTTCACAAGCGGCATTTATTCTGAATTATCTGAAGGATGAAGAAGAGGCCAGGGGAGTGAATGAACGAGTAGAAAATAAGGCACATTTTATCAAGACCTATAATGCTTTGCTCCCTCATCTCTATGATATCATGGCAGAGGAAGCGAAAAAGGAAGGGATAGAATTCATGGGACATAAACCCCGGGCGATCAGTACGGAGCATTGCGTGAAGATGGGACATAAAACCCTTGAGCATGCCCGGGTCTTTCTCTATGATTGCTTTCCCGGTTCTGCTGATTTGCAGGAGGAATACCGGGCACGAATTTCCGGGGAGAAGGAAGGGGGAGGTCCTATCATAGATACGAAGATGCGTCAGCGAATGGTGGATGAGCATGATCCGCAAATGTTTGCAGATTTGGTGGAAGTGATCAAAGCATACGGTTCCTGGTATGTCCCGACCCATTTGACCCGAAAAATGGATGCGATGGCCGATGATGAGGAATACCTCAATGATCCCCGCCTTAAATACATAAGTATGGCCCAGCAATTTGCCTGGAGAGAAGATACAGAAGGCATGGTGAAGAGTGATCCCTCGCCCGAAGGGAGAAAAGCATTTATGGACTTTTATGAGAAAGGCCTGGAAATATCAGGAGTTGGCTATGATTTGGGTTTGCCGATCCTGGCCGGGACAGATGCCAATGATACCTATTGTATCCCAGGCCTGGGATTGCATGAAGAGTTGAGGGAATTGGTGAAAGGAGGACTAGCTCCTAATGAAGCTTTGATTACAGCTACCCTAAATCCAGCCAGATTTTACGGATGGGAATCTGAAATGGGAACGCTTGAAGCTGGTAAAATTGCAGACTTCATTTTGCTCAATGAAAATCCATTGGAGGATATCAGGCATACTGAAGGAATTTTTAGCCTGATAAATCGTGGAGCTATTTACAGTCGTGAAGAACTGGATCAGATGCTGAAATATGTCGAAGAAAATGCAGGAAGTTTAAGTCTCAATGCAAAGCTGATCAAGGAGAAAATATAA
- a CDS encoding M1 family aminopeptidase: MTKIIIPFLFLFPVFIIACRESHQEVLENGVSKILADQRKSDLSEVHYSLHFSIPDRKDEPIKGINEISFQWQGEGKDLILDFKNEAEQVLGVWKGAEALNYRVESQHIVIEGSQLTEGAEQIKVAFVAGEQALNRNEDYLYTLFVPDKASTAFPCFDQPNIKASYKLSLEIPDSWTSVANYSLEKTEAREGAKSVYQYKKTDPISTYIFAFAAGKFQKISKEVNGREMNLYHRETDEEKIKRNAPEVFDLHAKSLDWLEEYTGIPYPFEKFDFVLIPAFQFGGMEHPGAIFYKDRSLFLDKNASINQKMSRNSLIAHETAHMWFGDLVTMDWFNDVWLKEVFANFMAAKMVNPNFPEIDHSLRFLQRHQPSAYGEDRSKGTHPIQQELDNLNQASLLYGRIIYQKAPVVMKQLEAMMGEEVFQEGLQEYLQTFSWGNATWDDLIGILNKKIDRDLYAWSKAWVKESGMPHFKADMELVEGKVSSYSLKLQNKSSGGSLWEESSEAFVGWGESLEKFAINLRGNTYALDALEGKFAPDFVLPNHSENAYGYFELDDRSKSYLLKHIEKLPDSFSKLVAWQALWEGMLRGNIAPMELLTTIRRGLAEEEEQLGLSSRLGYLRSIYWGFLDANQRKSLSRELAGELRQLMDSSKDRDKKKSFYDAFVSVSMHVNDVGLLLKIWEKKESIEGLELSENDFTNLAYELALRGLGNSEEILKQQKARIENPDRKEAMDFISPSLSLNPNTRASFFESLKDPKNRQKEPWVNQALAYLNHPLVAKESEAYLRPGLELVEELQKTNGIFFPKSWTLSLLSGHSSPEAQEIVEDFIENLPESYPYKLKNKILQAADMLGRKSNIKEKAGV; encoded by the coding sequence ATGACAAAGATCATCATCCCCTTTCTATTTCTATTTCCTGTATTTATTATAGCCTGTCGAGAATCTCATCAGGAAGTCCTTGAAAATGGTGTGAGTAAAATTCTCGCAGACCAACGAAAGTCCGACCTTAGTGAAGTTCATTACAGTCTCCATTTTTCTATTCCTGACCGAAAGGACGAACCGATAAAAGGAATAAATGAGATCAGCTTCCAATGGCAGGGAGAAGGAAAAGATCTGATTCTGGATTTCAAAAATGAAGCAGAACAAGTTCTAGGTGTATGGAAAGGTGCAGAGGCACTAAACTACCGGGTAGAATCTCAACATATTGTTATTGAGGGTTCGCAATTAACCGAGGGTGCAGAACAGATCAAGGTCGCATTTGTAGCAGGTGAACAAGCCCTCAATCGAAATGAGGACTATCTCTATACCCTCTTTGTTCCTGACAAGGCTTCTACTGCTTTCCCATGCTTTGACCAACCCAATATAAAAGCTTCCTACAAACTGAGTTTGGAGATTCCTGATTCATGGACCAGTGTTGCAAATTATTCTTTGGAAAAAACAGAAGCGAGGGAAGGAGCAAAAAGCGTTTATCAATACAAAAAAACGGATCCTATCAGCACCTATATCTTTGCTTTCGCAGCAGGAAAATTCCAAAAGATTAGCAAGGAGGTCAATGGGAGAGAAATGAACCTTTATCATCGGGAAACGGATGAGGAGAAGATCAAGCGAAATGCTCCGGAAGTTTTCGACCTACATGCCAAGTCTTTGGATTGGTTGGAGGAATATACCGGCATCCCTTACCCCTTTGAGAAATTTGATTTTGTGTTGATTCCGGCTTTCCAATTTGGTGGCATGGAGCATCCGGGTGCAATTTTTTATAAAGACCGATCCCTTTTCCTGGATAAAAACGCAAGCATCAATCAGAAAATGTCCCGCAATTCCCTCATCGCCCATGAAACAGCCCATATGTGGTTTGGCGATTTGGTAACAATGGATTGGTTCAATGACGTTTGGCTTAAAGAAGTCTTTGCCAATTTCATGGCAGCCAAAATGGTCAATCCCAATTTCCCCGAAATAGATCATAGCCTGCGTTTTCTGCAAAGGCATCAACCCTCGGCTTATGGAGAAGATCGGTCTAAAGGAACCCATCCTATCCAACAGGAATTGGACAACCTCAATCAGGCAAGTTTATTATATGGCAGAATCATTTACCAGAAAGCTCCTGTGGTCATGAAGCAATTGGAAGCAATGATGGGGGAAGAGGTTTTTCAAGAAGGTTTGCAGGAGTATTTGCAAACATTTTCCTGGGGAAATGCCACCTGGGATGACCTCATTGGAATTCTGAATAAAAAAATTGACAGAGATCTTTATGCATGGAGCAAAGCCTGGGTAAAAGAATCAGGGATGCCTCATTTTAAAGCAGATATGGAACTGGTAGAAGGGAAAGTAAGTTCCTATAGCCTAAAGCTGCAAAATAAAAGCTCAGGAGGCTCCTTATGGGAAGAAAGTAGCGAAGCGTTCGTGGGCTGGGGAGAAAGTTTGGAGAAGTTTGCAATAAATCTAAGAGGAAACACCTATGCATTAGATGCCCTGGAAGGCAAATTTGCGCCTGATTTTGTCTTACCTAACCATAGTGAAAATGCCTATGGCTATTTTGAACTGGATGACAGAAGCAAAAGCTATCTGTTAAAACATATTGAGAAGCTGCCCGACTCCTTTAGTAAACTGGTCGCCTGGCAAGCCTTGTGGGAAGGGATGTTGCGGGGGAATATAGCTCCCATGGAACTACTCACAACGATTCGTAGAGGTTTGGCTGAAGAAGAAGAGCAATTGGGCTTATCCAGCAGACTGGGATATTTGCGAAGTATCTATTGGGGCTTTTTGGATGCTAATCAGCGTAAAAGTCTTTCCAGAGAACTAGCAGGAGAGCTCCGACAACTTATGGATAGCAGCAAGGATCGCGATAAGAAAAAAAGTTTTTATGATGCCTTTGTATCTGTATCCATGCATGTAAATGATGTGGGACTACTCCTCAAGATTTGGGAGAAAAAAGAATCTATCGAAGGCCTTGAGTTATCCGAGAATGATTTTACAAACCTTGCTTACGAACTCGCATTAAGAGGACTGGGAAATAGTGAGGAGATTCTCAAACAACAAAAGGCGAGAATTGAGAATCCAGACCGCAAAGAAGCCATGGACTTCATCTCTCCTTCCCTCTCATTAAATCCGAACACCCGAGCTTCCTTTTTTGAAAGCCTGAAAGACCCAAAAAATCGACAGAAAGAGCCCTGGGTAAACCAGGCTTTGGCTTACCTCAATCATCCCCTTGTGGCGAAAGAATCAGAGGCCTATCTCCGACCGGGATTAGAACTGGTTGAAGAATTGCAAAAAACCAATGGAATATTCTTTCCGAAAAGCTGGACCCTAAGTTTGCTAAGTGGACACAGCAGTCCAGAGGCTCAGGAAATAGTTGAGGATTTTATTGAAAACTTACCTGAAAGTTATCCCTATAAGCTTAAGAATAAGATTTTACAGGCAGCTGATATGCTTGGAAGAAAAAGTAATATAAAGGAAAAGGCTGGAGTATAG
- a CDS encoding metallophosphoesterase: MKFRKKNVIFLLGSILILWTLFRKDKSHTAGQMIQVVSESRSLNFAVMGDWGVRGKLQQKEVAQQLNAFTQAKGLDFIVTTGDNFYPRGVESVDDAHWKESYEDIYRGASMNIPWYPVLGNHDHGGNLEAQFAYSEESKSWTFPGRYYAVEYKIANGQHILMAFLDTSPFHDAYFEERNYEGIEASDSTAQKKWLEKVLSESKADWKLVFGHHPLYTGGMRAKDKPYVRMHLEELLQTYAVDAYICGHEHDLQHISPPGGVEYFVSGAAAMVRPTGKIKYTKYSVSQPGFMLFKVDQNRIGMEVIDYEGAALYQSSFSKEEQKPSLLHYLYELIAA; encoded by the coding sequence ATGAAGTTCCGCAAAAAAAATGTAATCTTCCTGCTTGGATCCATCCTGATCCTTTGGACTTTGTTTCGCAAGGATAAATCACATACAGCCGGTCAAATGATCCAAGTGGTATCGGAAAGCCGATCCCTCAATTTTGCCGTAATGGGAGACTGGGGAGTAAGAGGGAAACTCCAACAGAAGGAAGTAGCCCAACAGCTCAATGCTTTTACACAAGCTAAGGGATTGGATTTTATTGTTACGACTGGAGACAATTTTTATCCGAGAGGAGTGGAGTCTGTGGATGATGCTCATTGGAAGGAATCTTATGAAGATATATATCGAGGGGCTTCTATGAATATTCCCTGGTATCCGGTATTGGGAAATCATGACCATGGAGGAAATCTGGAAGCGCAATTTGCCTATTCTGAAGAAAGTAAAAGCTGGACCTTTCCAGGTAGATACTATGCAGTAGAATACAAAATCGCCAATGGACAACATATCCTGATGGCTTTTCTGGATACCAGCCCTTTTCATGATGCCTATTTTGAAGAAAGAAATTATGAAGGCATAGAAGCCAGCGATTCAACGGCTCAGAAAAAATGGTTGGAGAAAGTGCTGAGTGAATCCAAAGCCGATTGGAAATTGGTTTTCGGGCATCATCCTCTTTATACAGGTGGAATGAGAGCCAAGGATAAACCTTACGTTCGTATGCATCTAGAAGAATTGCTGCAAACATATGCAGTGGACGCTTATATCTGCGGACACGAACATGATCTTCAGCACATTAGTCCTCCCGGAGGCGTTGAATACTTTGTTTCCGGTGCGGCTGCAATGGTACGGCCCACTGGCAAAATTAAATACACCAAATACAGTGTATCACAGCCCGGCTTCATGCTATTTAAGGTCGATCAGAATAGAATTGGGATGGAAGTGATTGACTATGAGGGAGCCGCTTTGTACCAAAGCTCTTTTAGCAAAGAAGAGCAAAAGCCTTCTCTTTTACACTATCTATACGAACTGATCGCAGCTTAG
- a CDS encoding SDR family oxidoreductase, with amino-acid sequence MNSKVAIITGAGSGIGRDFAIALLKKGYQVALAGRRLEPLQESLKLAGERVEGICVSTDVSQPDSVKHLFAETQIAYGRLDLLFNNAGVSAPGVLFEDLSFEQWKSVVDINLTGMFLCSQEAFKLMKTQNPMGGRIINNGSISAHVPRPNSAPYTATKHAVTGLTRSCGLDGRKYNIAVGQIDIGNALTPMAKKMQKGVPQADGEIKIEPTMDVNNVTETLLYMAELPPEANVPFLTVMATKMPYIGRG; translated from the coding sequence ATGAATTCAAAAGTTGCCATCATAACAGGTGCAGGTTCAGGCATAGGCCGGGATTTCGCCATCGCCCTTCTGAAAAAAGGATATCAGGTCGCTTTGGCCGGAAGAAGACTGGAGCCCTTACAAGAAAGTTTGAAGCTAGCTGGGGAAAGAGTTGAGGGCATTTGTGTTTCAACAGATGTAAGTCAACCGGATTCGGTCAAGCATCTTTTTGCAGAAACCCAGATAGCCTATGGCAGATTGGATTTACTTTTCAATAATGCAGGAGTAAGTGCACCCGGAGTGTTATTTGAAGATTTGAGCTTTGAGCAATGGAAGTCCGTAGTAGATATCAATCTTACGGGTATGTTTCTTTGTTCTCAGGAAGCTTTCAAGCTTATGAAAACTCAAAATCCCATGGGTGGTCGCATCATCAATAATGGTTCCATCTCCGCCCATGTTCCTCGCCCGAATTCTGCGCCCTATACGGCCACCAAACATGCAGTTACAGGTTTGACTCGTTCATGCGGATTGGATGGACGAAAATACAACATTGCCGTAGGACAGATAGACATAGGCAATGCCCTGACACCCATGGCAAAGAAAATGCAAAAAGGGGTTCCGCAAGCAGATGGGGAAATAAAAATAGAACCTACTATGGATGTGAACAATGTCACCGAAACCTTGCTCTACATGGCAGAATTACCTCCTGAAGCCAATGTTCCCTTCCTAACCGTAATGGCAACTAAAATGCCCTACATTGGCAGAGGATAA
- the denD gene encoding D-erythronate dehydrogenase, protein MRIIIFGAAGFLGKKLALRLLKEGSISLNGTASKAISELILFDKYLPDGFPDDPRLKLIADDICSESSLRALLEKPVDVIFHLAAVVSGEAEKNFDLGMNVNFHASLQMLELCREFAYKPLFVFSSSCAAFGGELAKGVIEDGTAATPMSSYGMQKVVGELLVNDFSRRGFIDGRILRLPSIVVRGGKANAATTSFISGIIREPLQGERAKCPVDRATRVWILSPRRMIQNFIHAAGLSADKLGKNRILTMPGLTTTVNDMVNTLEDMAGKEVADRIDWEPDEFIQSVVLTFPTDFKTERADELGFIKDTSVQEVIEIFMEDDMRR, encoded by the coding sequence ATGCGCATCATCATCTTCGGAGCGGCCGGATTTCTGGGAAAAAAGCTTGCGTTGCGCTTGCTGAAAGAAGGCAGCATTTCCCTAAACGGCACGGCATCCAAAGCAATCAGCGAACTGATTCTTTTCGATAAATATTTACCGGATGGATTTCCGGATGATCCTCGTTTGAAGTTGATCGCAGATGATATTTGTAGTGAATCCAGCCTAAGAGCTCTATTGGAAAAGCCCGTAGATGTGATTTTTCATTTGGCAGCGGTGGTAAGTGGAGAGGCTGAGAAAAATTTTGATCTGGGGATGAATGTAAACTTCCATGCGAGCTTACAAATGCTGGAGCTCTGTCGTGAATTTGCCTATAAGCCGCTATTTGTCTTTTCAAGTAGTTGTGCTGCTTTTGGTGGAGAGCTGGCGAAAGGAGTCATAGAAGACGGAACAGCAGCTACTCCGATGAGTTCCTATGGGATGCAAAAGGTAGTGGGGGAATTATTGGTGAATGACTTTAGCAGACGGGGCTTTATTGATGGGCGAATTTTAAGATTGCCCTCTATCGTAGTCAGAGGAGGAAAAGCCAATGCAGCAACGACCTCATTTATCAGTGGGATTATTCGGGAACCTTTGCAAGGAGAAAGGGCCAAATGTCCCGTTGATCGCGCTACCCGTGTGTGGATACTTTCCCCTAGAAGAATGATCCAAAACTTTATCCATGCAGCGGGACTTTCTGCAGATAAACTGGGGAAAAATCGAATCCTCACCATGCCGGGCCTAACGACCACCGTAAACGATATGGTCAATACCCTGGAGGATATGGCTGGCAAAGAAGTAGCCGATCGAATTGACTGGGAGCCCGATGAATTTATCCAAAGTGTCGTGCTGACCTTTCCTACAGATTTTAAAACGGAAAGGGCTGATGAATTGGGATTTATAAAAGACACTTCTGTTCAGGAAGTGATAGAGATATTTATGGAGGATGATATGAGGAGATAA